Proteins encoded together in one Lysinibacillus sp. FSL K6-0232 window:
- a CDS encoding 5-oxoprolinase subunit C family protein, which translates to MEFIEIIKPGLMSTIQDLGRANYQKYGISASGAMDKLSLRIGNILVGNHDDEAAIEITLMGPHLKFLESGIIAITGADIEAKLNGEPVPLWTSIKVEKGDELTFGFATGYGCRAYIAIAGGVDVPVVLGSKSTSLRAGFGGINGKALQSKDIISIGDTVDVSVGRIVPVEYRPNFSKHRPIRFILGPQADEFETTELEKFCTSSYKVLNESDRMGFRLEGVSISHKVGPDIISDYITMGSIQIPGNGQPIVLMADCQMTGGYTKIGVVTDVDLPYLAQKKPGDTICFEKINIEEAQQLYKERERLLSLMKVNNRPSK; encoded by the coding sequence ATGGAATTCATTGAAATCATTAAACCAGGACTAATGTCAACAATTCAAGACCTCGGCAGAGCTAATTATCAAAAATATGGTATTTCAGCTAGTGGTGCAATGGATAAGCTATCATTAAGAATCGGAAATATTTTAGTCGGCAATCATGATGATGAAGCAGCAATCGAAATAACTCTTATGGGACCACATTTAAAATTTTTAGAAAGTGGCATTATTGCGATTACTGGTGCAGATATAGAGGCAAAGTTAAATGGTGAACCTGTGCCACTTTGGACTTCCATTAAAGTTGAGAAGGGAGATGAATTAACTTTTGGCTTTGCAACTGGCTACGGTTGTCGTGCCTATATTGCGATTGCAGGGGGCGTTGATGTTCCAGTAGTGCTTGGCAGTAAATCCACTTCTTTAAGGGCAGGCTTTGGAGGCATTAATGGAAAAGCATTGCAGTCCAAAGATATTATTTCAATCGGAGATACTGTAGATGTATCAGTTGGAAGGATAGTTCCAGTAGAATATCGGCCTAATTTTAGTAAGCATCGTCCAATAAGATTTATTTTAGGGCCACAGGCAGATGAGTTCGAAACAACAGAGCTTGAAAAGTTTTGTACAAGCAGCTACAAAGTATTAAATGAATCTGATCGAATGGGCTTTCGCTTAGAGGGAGTATCCATTTCACATAAAGTTGGCCCAGATATTATTTCTGATTATATTACGATGGGATCAATCCAAATTCCAGGAAATGGACAACCGATTGTATTAATGGCAGATTGTCAAATGACAGGTGGTTATACAAAAATAGGTGTTGTTACTGATGTAGATTTACCATACTTAGCGCAAAAGAAGCCAGGAGATACAATTTGTTTTGAAAAAATAAATATTGAAGAAGCACAGCAGCTTTATAAAGAAAGAGAAAGGCTTTTATCTTTAATGAAGGTAAATAATAGACCTTCCAAATAA
- a CDS encoding glycerate kinase, which produces MKIVIAPDSFKGSISAYDAAVAIEKGVKKYLPDAETIIAPMADGGEGTMDTLIAATKGKVYQAEVKNPLGHEITATYGVLGDCQTCIIEAASASGLYLIPEDKRNPLKTTTYGIGQLIKKALDEGYRHFIIGLGGSATNDAGVGMLQALGLRFLDYNGDEIGFGGGVLHNITMIDNHKFDKRITEATFMIASDVQNPFIGQNGASVVFGPQKGATPEMVELLDNNLHHLADLIEKHNGIRIHDREGAGAAGGLGGAFQAFFPAKIRSGIDIVIEYSGFAKSVINADLVITGEGQIDFQTAEGKTPMGVALEAQKYNIPTIVLAGSIGEGIDVLYQYGIISIHSIVNGPITLQKAMEHASNLLTTCAEQVVRTFFAYKA; this is translated from the coding sequence ATGAAAATAGTTATCGCACCCGATTCTTTTAAAGGAAGTATATCAGCATATGACGCAGCTGTTGCAATAGAAAAAGGTGTAAAAAAATATTTACCTGACGCTGAAACGATTATTGCTCCAATGGCTGATGGTGGTGAAGGAACAATGGATACACTTATAGCAGCCACAAAAGGGAAGGTATATCAAGCTGAGGTGAAAAATCCACTTGGTCATGAAATAACAGCGACATATGGTGTTTTAGGAGATTGTCAAACATGTATTATTGAAGCAGCAAGTGCTTCGGGGTTATATCTTATTCCAGAAGATAAACGTAATCCTTTAAAAACGACAACATATGGGATAGGACAGCTTATAAAAAAAGCATTAGATGAGGGCTATCGTCATTTTATTATCGGTTTAGGTGGCAGTGCGACAAATGATGCGGGAGTTGGCATGTTACAGGCACTGGGCTTACGGTTTTTAGATTATAATGGTGATGAGATTGGCTTTGGCGGAGGGGTGCTACATAACATTACTATGATTGATAATCATAAATTTGATAAAAGAATTACCGAAGCAACATTTATGATTGCATCAGATGTGCAAAATCCATTTATTGGTCAAAATGGAGCTTCGGTTGTTTTTGGACCGCAAAAAGGTGCCACACCTGAGATGGTAGAGCTTTTGGATAATAATCTACATCATTTAGCCGATTTAATTGAAAAGCATAATGGCATTCGCATTCATGACAGAGAAGGGGCAGGAGCTGCTGGTGGATTAGGAGGGGCATTTCAGGCATTTTTTCCAGCTAAAATACGATCGGGAATTGACATCGTTATTGAATATTCAGGCTTTGCCAAAAGTGTAATAAATGCTGATTTAGTCATTACTGGTGAAGGGCAAATTGATTTCCAAACAGCTGAAGGGAAAACACCAATGGGCGTTGCACTGGAAGCCCAAAAATATAATATTCCTACAATTGTTCTTGCAGGCTCAATTGGCGAAGGGATTGATGTATTATATCAATATGGAATTATTAGCATTCACAGTATTGTAAATGGTCCAATAACTTTACAAAAAGCGATGGAGCATGCATCAAATTTACTGACTACTTGTGCGGAACAAGTTGTTAGAACATTTTTTGCTTATAAAGCATAA